The following are from one region of the Cystobacter ferrugineus genome:
- a CDS encoding alpha/beta fold hydrolase codes for MIRLDDLSLHLEESGAGEPVLLLHGLGSSGRDWEFVAPGLATHHRVLVPDVRGHGRSDKPEGPYGVPLFARDMAALCARLGLTRVHVVGLSMGGMIGFQLAVERPALVRSLTVINSGPDMVARTPGMRLMFATRMLLLKTLGPRMLARLIAPKLFPKPEQAELRRRVEESIGANEPDAYQRATRGLVGWSVLERLKEISCPVLVLASDHDYTPLSAKKAYASLLADARLLELRDSRHAAPIDQPGQILEAVKGFFAEVEGPAHGERGVG; via the coding sequence ATGATTCGGCTTGATGACCTGTCCCTGCACCTCGAGGAGTCCGGTGCGGGAGAGCCTGTATTGCTCCTCCATGGGCTTGGCTCCTCGGGACGGGATTGGGAGTTCGTCGCGCCTGGGCTCGCGACGCACCACCGGGTCCTCGTTCCGGATGTTCGGGGTCACGGGCGCAGCGACAAGCCGGAGGGGCCCTATGGGGTGCCGCTCTTCGCCCGGGATATGGCCGCCCTCTGCGCGCGCCTGGGCCTTACCCGTGTGCATGTGGTCGGGCTCTCGATGGGAGGAATGATTGGCTTTCAGCTCGCGGTGGAACGCCCGGCGCTCGTGCGCAGCCTGACCGTCATCAACAGCGGGCCCGACATGGTTGCGCGGACACCAGGCATGCGGCTCATGTTCGCCACGCGGATGCTGCTGTTGAAGACGCTCGGACCGAGGATGCTGGCCAGGCTGATCGCGCCGAAGCTCTTTCCCAAACCGGAACAGGCGGAGCTCCGGCGGCGGGTCGAGGAGTCCATTGGAGCAAACGAGCCAGACGCCTACCAGCGTGCGACCCGCGGGCTCGTTGGCTGGAGCGTTCTGGAGCGTCTGAAGGAGATCTCCTGTCCGGTCCTGGTGCTCGCCTCCGATCACGACTACACGCCGCTGTCCGCGAAGAAGGCGTATGCCAGCCTCCTCGCGGACGCTCGCCTCCTGGAGTTGAGGGATTCGCGTCACGCGGCGCCGATCGACCAGCCCGGGCAGATCCTCGAGGCGGTGAAGGGCTTCTTCGCCGAGGTCGAGGGACCGGCTCACGGCGAGCGGGGCGTGGGCTGA
- a CDS encoding M20/M25/M40 family metallo-hydrolase has protein sequence MRMSRLGAAVVWLACATPAFAKAPLEKEVWITLGTDALEPVRGALQGRGLTLAAPTYQKGGVTVLRVSESQVEQLALAMHDKLNRCAGFITHESQAEAFAAVEADNASQSVVALITYDINNAPSVNALLDEVRETEIRSTIHALSTNWTNRYYNVQSGADASIWLENKWTTIAAGRSDITVELFPHSWRQSSVIATIQGTTLPDEVVVIGGHLDSINLSDPETGTAPGADDDASGVASVTEVLRVAVLNGYKPARTVKFMAYAGEEVGLLGSKAIADSFKSSGVNVVGVLQLDMTNYKGNTFDFGLVVDRTNAALNTQIRNLVATYQPGLTVVSAGCGYACSDHASWTSAGYPASMPFEASLSTMNPTIHGEGDTLEFMGGTAANSVKFAKLGASFLAEVAKGATEGNTPPPTNSGGEDPDDGRSLNTATFDATYMAPRCASAGLDCGSGFLLDGRAGLGPESNAPNTLNAGCADGASGSYHGDESIDHLKVSTTDGTNLAAGKPVKLEATVYAYSTTADKLDLYYTADAANPLWTFIGTYSPSSTGTTTISATYTLPAGDVQAIRANFRYIGGNGNSTASICSSGAYDDHDDLVFTVQ, from the coding sequence ATGAGAATGAGCAGGTTGGGGGCGGCTGTCGTATGGCTCGCATGTGCCACGCCCGCGTTCGCGAAGGCTCCACTGGAGAAGGAGGTGTGGATCACCCTCGGCACGGACGCGCTGGAGCCGGTGCGCGGTGCCCTCCAGGGCAGGGGCCTGACGCTGGCCGCTCCCACGTACCAGAAGGGTGGGGTGACGGTGCTTCGCGTGAGCGAGTCACAGGTGGAGCAGCTGGCGCTGGCGATGCACGACAAGCTCAACCGGTGCGCGGGGTTCATCACCCATGAATCCCAGGCGGAGGCGTTCGCGGCGGTGGAGGCCGACAACGCTTCCCAGTCGGTGGTCGCGCTCATCACCTACGACATCAACAACGCCCCCTCGGTGAATGCGCTGCTGGACGAAGTGCGGGAGACGGAAATCCGGAGCACCATCCACGCGCTGTCCACCAACTGGACCAACCGTTACTACAACGTGCAGTCGGGAGCGGATGCGTCCATCTGGCTCGAGAACAAGTGGACGACGATCGCCGCCGGGCGCTCGGACATCACGGTGGAGCTCTTCCCCCACTCCTGGCGGCAGTCGTCCGTCATCGCCACCATCCAAGGCACCACGCTGCCCGACGAGGTGGTGGTGATTGGTGGCCACCTGGACTCCATCAACCTGAGCGACCCCGAGACGGGCACGGCGCCGGGCGCGGATGACGACGCGTCGGGCGTGGCCTCGGTGACCGAGGTGCTGCGCGTGGCGGTGCTCAATGGCTACAAGCCGGCGCGCACGGTGAAGTTCATGGCCTACGCGGGCGAGGAAGTAGGCCTGTTGGGCTCCAAGGCCATCGCCGACTCGTTCAAGAGCAGCGGCGTGAACGTGGTGGGCGTGCTGCAGTTGGACATGACCAACTACAAGGGCAACACGTTCGACTTCGGACTCGTGGTGGACAGAACCAACGCGGCGCTCAACACGCAGATCAGGAACCTCGTCGCCACGTACCAGCCGGGGCTGACCGTCGTCAGCGCCGGGTGCGGCTATGCCTGTTCGGACCATGCCTCGTGGACCAGCGCGGGCTACCCGGCCTCGATGCCCTTCGAGGCGTCACTGAGTACGATGAACCCGACCATCCACGGTGAGGGAGACACGCTGGAGTTCATGGGGGGCACGGCGGCCAACTCGGTGAAGTTCGCGAAGCTGGGAGCGTCCTTCCTGGCCGAGGTGGCCAAGGGCGCCACCGAGGGCAACACTCCTCCTCCGACGAACAGTGGGGGCGAGGATCCAGACGATGGCAGATCGCTCAACACCGCGACCTTCGACGCGACGTACATGGCACCCCGCTGCGCCTCGGCGGGCCTGGATTGCGGCTCGGGTTTTCTGCTCGACGGCCGCGCTGGCCTGGGTCCCGAGTCGAACGCGCCCAACACGCTCAACGCGGGCTGCGCGGATGGCGCTTCGGGCAGCTACCACGGGGATGAGTCCATCGATCACCTCAAGGTGAGCACCACGGATGGGACGAACCTGGCCGCGGGCAAGCCGGTGAAGCTCGAGGCCACCGTGTATGCCTACTCCACCACGGCGGACAAGCTGGACCTGTATTACACGGCGGACGCCGCGAATCCCTTGTGGACGTTCATCGGCACGTACAGCCCGAGCAGCACCGGCACCACCACCATCTCCGCCACGTACACCCTGCCCGCGGGCGATGTGCAGGCCATTCGCGCCAACTTCCGCTACATCGGGGGCAACGGCAACAGCACCGCGTCCATTTGCAGCAGTGGCGCCTACGACGACCACGACGACCTGGTCTTCACGGTGCAGTGA
- a CDS encoding M4 family metallopeptidase: MIRGDFGRASGSARESLAAIAPVFRLRASDLVVRRSSRDERGLTHVRYSRTLNGLPVFGEELILHLDGLGRVYAANGSARGGEAVALPAQARLSREALAHAALASVPGGERVRGEPRLQYARSSTDSRLKLAYELVVEDASGGERVREHVFIDALEGTLVLRFPDHHEALDRVIYSRANSGNVLVRQEGEEPTGDAIVDAAYDNLGRFYDCYQGLFSRDSYDNAGAPLQASVHFLRNFANAYWSHSQIMCGDGDGRTLGAPCSDPDIIFHEMTHAVTQVESGLVYTGESGGLNESMSDIAAAFCSSWETGWSTGPDIWNLAEASWTPAAAGDALRYMDDPSNDGDSLDYYPDYTSSTSVHYSSGISNLAFALLSKGGMHPRGKTSVTVSGIGVEHAARIFYKAGTDYFTASTTFVQAKAYTEQAAQDLSYSTGSVTAAWEAVGVGVTPLPALAAGGAHRSL, from the coding sequence ATGATTCGGGGCGATTTCGGCAGGGCGAGTGGCTCCGCGCGCGAGTCCCTGGCCGCCATCGCTCCGGTGTTCCGCCTGCGGGCCTCGGACCTCGTCGTGCGGCGAAGCTCCCGCGACGAGCGGGGCCTCACCCACGTGCGCTACTCGCGCACCTTGAATGGGCTGCCCGTGTTCGGCGAGGAGCTCATCCTGCACCTGGATGGGCTTGGGCGCGTCTACGCGGCCAACGGCTCGGCGCGCGGTGGAGAGGCCGTGGCGCTGCCCGCCCAGGCGAGGTTGTCGCGCGAGGCACTCGCGCACGCCGCGCTCGCGAGCGTCCCGGGAGGTGAGCGGGTGCGGGGCGAGCCCCGGCTCCAGTACGCCCGTTCCAGCACGGACTCGCGGCTGAAGCTGGCCTACGAGCTGGTGGTGGAGGACGCGTCGGGTGGCGAGCGCGTGCGGGAACACGTGTTCATCGATGCCCTGGAGGGCACCCTCGTCCTGCGCTTCCCGGACCACCACGAGGCTCTGGACCGGGTCATCTATTCGCGAGCGAACAGTGGCAACGTGCTGGTGCGCCAGGAGGGAGAGGAGCCCACGGGCGACGCGATCGTGGACGCGGCCTACGACAACCTGGGCCGCTTCTACGACTGCTACCAGGGTCTCTTCTCCCGTGACTCGTATGACAACGCGGGCGCGCCGTTGCAGGCCAGCGTCCACTTCCTGCGCAATTTCGCCAACGCCTACTGGAGCCACTCCCAGATCATGTGTGGCGATGGTGATGGGCGCACCCTCGGTGCTCCATGCTCGGACCCGGACATCATCTTCCACGAGATGACCCACGCGGTGACCCAGGTCGAGTCCGGCCTCGTCTATACGGGCGAGTCCGGTGGCCTCAACGAGTCCATGTCCGATATCGCCGCCGCCTTCTGCTCGAGCTGGGAGACGGGCTGGTCCACCGGGCCCGACATCTGGAATCTGGCCGAGGCCTCCTGGACGCCGGCCGCCGCGGGGGATGCGCTGCGCTACATGGATGATCCGAGCAACGACGGCGACTCGCTGGACTACTACCCCGACTACACCTCGAGCACGAGCGTGCACTACAGCTCGGGCATCAGCAATCTGGCCTTCGCGCTGTTGTCCAAGGGAGGCATGCACCCGCGGGGCAAGACGAGCGTCACCGTGTCGGGCATCGGCGTGGAGCATGCGGCGCGGATCTTCTACAAGGCGGGCACGGACTACTTCACGGCGAGCACCACGTTCGTCCAGGCGAAGGCGTACACCGAGCAGGCCGCGCAGGATCTCTCCTACTCCACGGGCTCCGTGACGGCGGCCTGGGAGGCGGTCGGGGTGGGCGTCACACCTCTTCCCGCCCTCGCGGCGGGTGGTGCACACCGTTCGCTCTAA
- a CDS encoding CHASE3 domain-containing protein: MRRKQPHQPAGLALVASLLLALLLWASNRSWQSLIEAESWVKHTQEIQLATERLQSILVDAETGQRGFLVTGNEPYLTPYRQALGRYRTALTEVQQLAAYSPAQQQRVERLAPLVEMKMEELARTIHLRRQAGGQEAALAVVRTDLGKRTMDEVRGVLQEVNQEEQHLLTVLTAQAQHRGHQLRLFIFSTCVALALAGGSAWAGYRRQFMTDAALRESEESFRRLTENSPDIVSRFDPRRRLIYVNPAACHAMGCGPDELLGRTPHELGLSSAAEALCAATLDKAFAGEDVTMVVPAKDALGNRCFQTRFVPERDARGQVVSVLSISWDVTRFARQQEEERQRADFAQQVVGIVSHDLRTPLNAILLSTASLLRRELDEKTTTAVVRIHSVAERASRMIRDLLDFTQARLGRIPIDRRRVNLHELAHHAVEEVRLAHPDRTVELSLEGDGWGQWDGDRLAQVLTNLLCNALAYSPPNTPVQVAVHGSSGDPVLTIHNLGEPIPPELRSRLFEPMQRGAFLKDRSSRSIGLGLFIVKHIVMAHGGHVDVKSTKEEGTTFLVRVPRA, translated from the coding sequence ATGAGACGTAAGCAGCCGCATCAGCCGGCCGGATTGGCCCTTGTCGCCAGTCTGCTCCTCGCGCTCCTCCTCTGGGCCTCCAACCGTTCCTGGCAGAGTCTCATCGAGGCCGAATCCTGGGTGAAGCATACCCAGGAGATTCAACTCGCAACGGAGCGCCTTCAGAGCATCCTCGTGGATGCCGAAACAGGCCAGCGAGGCTTTCTCGTCACGGGCAACGAGCCATATCTCACCCCATACCGACAGGCCCTGGGCAGGTACCGGACAGCTCTCACGGAGGTGCAACAGCTCGCCGCCTACAGCCCCGCCCAACAACAACGCGTCGAGAGGCTGGCGCCCCTGGTCGAAATGAAGATGGAGGAGCTCGCACGCACCATCCACCTCCGGCGGCAAGCGGGAGGCCAGGAAGCAGCCCTGGCCGTCGTTCGCACGGACCTGGGCAAGAGAACCATGGACGAGGTCCGCGGCGTGCTCCAGGAGGTGAACCAGGAGGAGCAGCATCTTCTGACCGTGCTGACGGCGCAGGCGCAACACCGCGGGCACCAGTTGCGACTTTTCATCTTCTCGACATGCGTCGCCCTGGCCCTGGCCGGTGGCTCGGCCTGGGCGGGCTACCGCCGGCAGTTCATGACGGATGCGGCGCTGCGAGAGAGCGAGGAAAGCTTCCGCCGTCTCACCGAGAACAGCCCGGACATCGTCTCGCGATTCGACCCGCGGCGCCGGCTCATCTATGTCAACCCGGCCGCCTGCCACGCCATGGGGTGTGGGCCCGATGAGCTCCTGGGTCGGACCCCCCATGAGCTGGGACTGTCTTCCGCGGCGGAGGCACTCTGTGCGGCGACACTGGACAAGGCCTTCGCGGGCGAGGACGTGACCATGGTCGTCCCCGCCAAGGATGCGCTCGGAAATCGTTGTTTCCAGACACGCTTCGTTCCCGAGCGCGACGCACGCGGCCAGGTGGTTTCCGTGTTGAGCATCAGCTGGGATGTGACCCGGTTCGCGCGCCAACAGGAGGAGGAGCGGCAGCGTGCGGACTTCGCGCAGCAGGTCGTCGGCATCGTGTCGCACGACCTGCGGACCCCCCTCAACGCCATCCTCCTCTCCACGGCGTCGTTGCTGCGCCGCGAGCTGGACGAGAAGACGACGACGGCGGTCGTCCGCATCCACTCCGTCGCCGAGCGCGCCAGCCGGATGATTCGAGACCTGCTCGACTTCACGCAGGCCCGGCTGGGCCGCATTCCCATCGACCGCAGGCGGGTGAACCTCCACGAGCTGGCGCACCATGCGGTGGAGGAGGTGCGGCTGGCGCATCCGGACAGGACGGTGGAGTTGAGCCTCGAGGGAGACGGGTGGGGCCAGTGGGATGGAGACCGGCTCGCCCAGGTCCTCACCAACCTGCTGTGTAACGCTCTGGCCTATAGCCCCCCGAACACCCCGGTGCAGGTGGCGGTACACGGAAGCAGCGGCGACCCGGTGCTCACCATCCACAACCTGGGGGAGCCCATCCCCCCCGAACTGCGTTCACGGCTCTTCGAGCCCATGCAGCGAGGCGCCTTCCTCAAGGACAGGAGCAGCCGAAGCATCGGCCTGGGGCTCTTCATCGTGAAGCACATCGTCATGGCGCACGGTGGCCACGTCGATGTGAAGTCCACGAAGGAAGAAGGGACGACCTTCCTCGTGAGGGTGCCCCGGGCCTGA